One region of Vibrio pelagius genomic DNA includes:
- a CDS encoding transporter, with translation MDKQKETCVEFDYTNFLGASCDKKWTFLEALTTFAPVFGTVWKDSIKDLSTPEDRLWEKALKSLSTRKSDESNIVVLLKLAKLEGINELKVVMPYSLEDEQIEYIESRSHLVITGNSAEEFTIKL, from the coding sequence ATGGATAAACAAAAAGAGACCTGTGTAGAATTTGATTACACAAACTTTCTTGGCGCGTCATGCGATAAAAAATGGACTTTTCTAGAAGCACTCACCACATTTGCCCCTGTGTTCGGTACAGTATGGAAAGATAGTATTAAAGATCTATCGACTCCGGAAGATCGTTTATGGGAAAAGGCACTCAAATCACTCTCTACGAGGAAGAGTGACGAATCAAACATCGTAGTGTTACTTAAATTGGCAAAGTTGGAAGGTATCAACGAACTGAAAGTTGTAATGCCATATTCGTTGGAAGATGAACAGATCGAGTACATTGAATCACGGAGCCACTTGGTGATCACCGGAAATTCGGCTGAAGAGTTCACAATCAAGTTATAG